From Cucumis melo cultivar AY chromosome 1, USDA_Cmelo_AY_1.0, whole genome shotgun sequence, a single genomic window includes:
- the LOC103501262 gene encoding pentatricopeptide repeat-containing protein At5g66520-like encodes MICSLSLLHVSPLHHRPSPTPNPSTHLLHNFTSPFELKQVHAHLLKTNSPLSSLPLSRVASVCAFNSSFSYAKLIFELVDASEVTHWNTCLRSFAEGDSPADAISLFYRLREFDICPDNYTCSFVLKACSRLLDIRNGKIVHGYVEKLGLQSNMFLQNMIVHLYASCGEIGVARKVFDKMPQRDVITWNIMIARLVKMGDAEGAYKLFAEMPERNVRSWTSMIGGYAQCGKSKEAIDLFLEMEDAGLLPNEVTVVAVLVACADMGNLVLGRRIHDFSNRSGYEKNIRVCNTLIDMYVKCGCLEDACRIFDNMEERTIVSWSAMIAGLAAHGQAGDALALFNKMINTGVKPNAVTFIGILHACSHMGMVEKGRKYFASMTRDYGIVPRIEHYGCMVDLFSRAGLLQEAHEFIMNMPIAPNGVVWGALLGGCKVHKNIKLAEEATRHLSKLDPLNDGYYVVLSNIYAEAGRWEDVARVRKLMRDRGVKKTPGWSSIMVEGVVHNFVAGDDTHPQTEEISQTWEKLLQRMKLKGYVPNTSVVLLDMEEDQKEKFLYQHSEKLAVVFGLIKTTPGTVIRIMKNLRVCEDCHAALKIISVVSTREIVVRDRNRFHCFKNGYCSCGDYW; translated from the coding sequence ATGATTTGTTCTCTATCTCTACTTCACGTATCCCCTCTTCACCACAGACCCTCTCCCACTCCAAATCCCTCGACCCATCTTCTTCACAACTTCACCTCCCCGTTTGAGCTGAAGCAAGTGCATGCCCATCTCCTCAAAACCAACTCTCCCCTATCTTCTCTCCCTCTTTCACGTGTTGCTTCTGTTTGTGCTTTCAATTCCAGTTTCTCTTACGCCAAGCTGATCTTCGAGCTTGTGGACGCATCCGAGGTCACCCACTGGAACACTTGTTTGAGGTCTTTTGCTGAGGGAGATTCCCCTGCTGATGCCATTTCACTTTTTTATCGGTTGCGTGAGTTTGATATTTGCCCAGATAATTACACTTGTTCCTTTGTTCTCAAAGCTTGTTCTAGGTTGTTGGATATTAGGAATGGTAAGATTGTTCATGGGTATGTTGAGAAACTTGGTTTGCAATCGAATATGTTTTTGCAGAACATGATTGTTCATTTGTATGCATCGTGTGGCGAAATTGGAGTTGCCCGTAAGGTGTTTGATAAAATGCCACAAAGGGATGTGATAACGTGGAATATTATGATTGCCCGATTGGTTAAAATGGGTGATGCTGAGGGGGCTTACAAGTTGTTTGCTGAAATGCCCGAAAGGAATGTAAGGTCGTGGACTTCAATGATCGGTGGGTATGCTCAATGTGGGAAATCTAAGGAGGCTATCGATCTATTTTTGGAGATGGAAGACGCTGGTTTGTTGCCCAATGAAGTAACGGTGGTGGCTGTTCTTGTAGCTTGTGCTGATATGGGTAACTTGGTTTTGGGGAGGCGAATACATGATTTCTCTAACCGAAGTGGCTATGAGAAAAATATTCGTGTTTGTAACACTCTGATTGATATGTATGTGAAATGTGGGTGCTTGGAGGATGCTTGTAGGATCTTCGACAACATGGAAGAACGTACAATTGTTTCCTGGTCGGCTATGATTGCAGGACTTGCGGCACACGGACAGGCCGGTGATGCTCTTGCACTGTTCAATAAAATGATAAACACAGGCGTGAAACCCAATGCAGTGACTTTCATTGGTATCTTGCATGCCTGCAGCCATATGGGAATGGTAGAGAaaggtcgtaaatattttgctagCATGACTAGAGATTATGGGATAGTTCCTAGGATTGAACATTATGGATGTATGGTTGATCTTTTTAGCCGCGCAGGGCTGCTGCAAGAGGCTCATGAATTCATCATGAACATGCCTATTGCACCTAATGGTGTTGTTTGGGGAGCCCTCCTTGGTGGTTGCAAAGTtcacaaaaacataaaattagCGGAAGAAGCCACCCGTCACCTCTCCAAATTGGATCCGCTAAATGATGGATACTATGTGGTTTTATCAAACATCTATGCAGAAGCAGGGAGATGGGAGGATGTAGCACGGGTGAGGAAGTTGATGAGAGATAGAGGGGTAAAAAAGACACCTGGCTGGAGTTCGATCATGGTGGAAGGAGTTGTTCACAATTTTGTTGCAGGGGATGATACCCATCCTCAAACTGAGGAAATATCCCAGACATGGGAGAAGTTGCTTCAGCGAATGAAGCTTAAAGGATATGTGCCCAACACCTCAGTTGTGTTGCTTGACATGGAAGAGGACCAAAAAGAGAAGTTTCTCTATCAGCATAGCGAGAAGTTAGCAGTAGTCTTTGGATTAATCAAAACAACACCTGGCACTGTTATTAGGATCATGAAGAATCTACGTGTCTGTGAGGATTGCCATGCTGCTTTGAAGATCATATCAGTTGTCAGTACTAGAGAGATAGTTGTTCGTGATAGAAACCGATTCCATTGTTTCAAAAATGGTTATTGTTCTTGTGGTGATTACTGGTAG